A genome region from Scyliorhinus canicula chromosome 16, sScyCan1.1, whole genome shotgun sequence includes the following:
- the LOC119979460 gene encoding aflatoxin B1 aldehyde reductase member 4-like isoform X1 yields the protein MSTCASSRPRTILGTNEFGRRVDAKQCAAMVCAFMERGHDELDCAFMYAEGRTEQIMGSMGLGHKDCYRWFWTHTISELNTNKCWKYSVKITTKVNPWDGKTLKAESVRCQLNTSLERLQRESVEILYLHAPDHETPVEETLAACQELHQQGKFKEFGLSNYASWEVAEVYSICKYKNWVLPTVYQGMYNATTRQVETELLPCLRHFGMRFYAYNPLAGGLLTGKYQFEDKNEKQPTGRFFGNIWAEAYRNRYWTEHHFRALDLVKKAIDTTYTSEKPSLTAAALRWMYHHSKLRGDLGDGVVNGMSTMDHLQQNLAASEEGPLAPAVVEAFNEAWNLVAHDCPNYFR from the exons ATGTCCACTTGTGCATCGTCGCGGCCCCGAACCATTCTCGGAACGAATGAGTTTGGACGACGCGTGGATGCCAAACAATGCGCGGCAATGGTGTGCGCGTTCATGGAACGTGGGCACGACGAGCTGGACTGCGCGTTCATGTACGCAGAGGGGCGCACGGAGCAGATCATGGGCTCGATGGGACTGGGGCACAAAG ACTGTTAccgctggttctggacacacaccATATCAGAACTAAATAcaaacaaatgctggaaatactcag TAAAGATCACAACCAAAGTGAACCCATGGGATGGGAAGACATTGAAAGCGGAGAGTGTCCGATGTCAGTTGAATACATCGTTGGAACGTCTGCAAAGAGAGAGTGTTGAGATCCTCTACCTCCACGCTCCAGACCATGAGACACCAGTTGAAGAAACGTTGGCTGCCTGTCAGGAACTTCACCAACAA GGGAAATTTAAAGAGTTTGGTCTCTCAAACTATGCATCATGGGAAGTAGCAGAGGTGTATTCAATCTGTAAATATAAAAACTGGGTCCTTCCCACAGTCTATCAG GGAATGTACAATGCCACCACACGGCAAGTGGAGACAGAACTCTTACCCTGTCTCCGGCATTTTGGAATGAGATTTTATGCCTACAACCCACTTGCAG GTGGGCTACTGACCGGAAAGTATCAGTTTGAAGACAAAAATGAGAAACAGCCCACTGGCCGCTTCTTTGGAAACATCTGGGCTGAGGCGTACAGAAACAG GTACTGGACAGAGCATCATTTCAGAGCTTTAGATCTTGTGAAGAAAGCAATCGATACAACTTATACTTCCGAGAAGCCAAGCCTGACAGCAGCAGCACTAAGATGGATGTATCATCACTCCAAACTCCGG GGGGACCTTGGTGACGGAGTTGTAAATGGAATGTCAACGATGGATCACCTTCAACAGAACCTGGCTGCGTCTGAGGAAGGGCCACTTGCCCCAGCTGTGGTTGAGGCCTTTAATGAAGCTTGGAATCTGGTAGCACACGATTGTCCAAATTATTTTCGTTAG
- the LOC119979460 gene encoding aflatoxin B1 aldehyde reductase member 2-like isoform X2, which yields MSTCASSRPRTILGTNEFGRRVDAKQCAAMVCAFMERGHDELDCAFMYAEGRTEQIMGSMGLGHKVKITTKVNPWDGKTLKAESVRCQLNTSLERLQRESVEILYLHAPDHETPVEETLAACQELHQQGKFKEFGLSNYASWEVAEVYSICKYKNWVLPTVYQGMYNATTRQVETELLPCLRHFGMRFYAYNPLAGGLLTGKYQFEDKNEKQPTGRFFGNIWAEAYRNRYWTEHHFRALDLVKKAIDTTYTSEKPSLTAAALRWMYHHSKLRGDLGDGVVNGMSTMDHLQQNLAASEEGPLAPAVVEAFNEAWNLVAHDCPNYFR from the exons ATGTCCACTTGTGCATCGTCGCGGCCCCGAACCATTCTCGGAACGAATGAGTTTGGACGACGCGTGGATGCCAAACAATGCGCGGCAATGGTGTGCGCGTTCATGGAACGTGGGCACGACGAGCTGGACTGCGCGTTCATGTACGCAGAGGGGCGCACGGAGCAGATCATGGGCTCGATGGGACTGGGGCACAAAG TAAAGATCACAACCAAAGTGAACCCATGGGATGGGAAGACATTGAAAGCGGAGAGTGTCCGATGTCAGTTGAATACATCGTTGGAACGTCTGCAAAGAGAGAGTGTTGAGATCCTCTACCTCCACGCTCCAGACCATGAGACACCAGTTGAAGAAACGTTGGCTGCCTGTCAGGAACTTCACCAACAA GGGAAATTTAAAGAGTTTGGTCTCTCAAACTATGCATCATGGGAAGTAGCAGAGGTGTATTCAATCTGTAAATATAAAAACTGGGTCCTTCCCACAGTCTATCAG GGAATGTACAATGCCACCACACGGCAAGTGGAGACAGAACTCTTACCCTGTCTCCGGCATTTTGGAATGAGATTTTATGCCTACAACCCACTTGCAG GTGGGCTACTGACCGGAAAGTATCAGTTTGAAGACAAAAATGAGAAACAGCCCACTGGCCGCTTCTTTGGAAACATCTGGGCTGAGGCGTACAGAAACAG GTACTGGACAGAGCATCATTTCAGAGCTTTAGATCTTGTGAAGAAAGCAATCGATACAACTTATACTTCCGAGAAGCCAAGCCTGACAGCAGCAGCACTAAGATGGATGTATCATCACTCCAAACTCCGG GGGGACCTTGGTGACGGAGTTGTAAATGGAATGTCAACGATGGATCACCTTCAACAGAACCTGGCTGCGTCTGAGGAAGGGCCACTTGCCCCAGCTGTGGTTGAGGCCTTTAATGAAGCTTGGAATCTGGTAGCACACGATTGTCCAAATTATTTTCGTTAG
- the LOC119979460 gene encoding aflatoxin B1 aldehyde reductase member 2-like isoform X3 yields the protein MSLDDAWMPNNARQWCARSWNVGTTSWTARSCTQRGARSRSWARWDWGTKITTKVNPWDGKTLKAESVRCQLNTSLERLQRESVEILYLHAPDHETPVEETLAACQELHQQGKFKEFGLSNYASWEVAEVYSICKYKNWVLPTVYQGMYNATTRQVETELLPCLRHFGMRFYAYNPLAGGLLTGKYQFEDKNEKQPTGRFFGNIWAEAYRNRYWTEHHFRALDLVKKAIDTTYTSEKPSLTAAALRWMYHHSKLRGDLGDGVVNGMSTMDHLQQNLAASEEGPLAPAVVEAFNEAWNLVAHDCPNYFR from the exons ATGAGTTTGGACGACGCGTGGATGCCAAACAATGCGCGGCAATGGTGTGCGCGTTCATGGAACGTGGGCACGACGAGCTGGACTGCGCGTTCATGTACGCAGAGGGGCGCACGGAGCAGATCATGGGCTCGATGGGACTGGGGCACAAAG ATCACAACCAAAGTGAACCCATGGGATGGGAAGACATTGAAAGCGGAGAGTGTCCGATGTCAGTTGAATACATCGTTGGAACGTCTGCAAAGAGAGAGTGTTGAGATCCTCTACCTCCACGCTCCAGACCATGAGACACCAGTTGAAGAAACGTTGGCTGCCTGTCAGGAACTTCACCAACAA GGGAAATTTAAAGAGTTTGGTCTCTCAAACTATGCATCATGGGAAGTAGCAGAGGTGTATTCAATCTGTAAATATAAAAACTGGGTCCTTCCCACAGTCTATCAG GGAATGTACAATGCCACCACACGGCAAGTGGAGACAGAACTCTTACCCTGTCTCCGGCATTTTGGAATGAGATTTTATGCCTACAACCCACTTGCAG GTGGGCTACTGACCGGAAAGTATCAGTTTGAAGACAAAAATGAGAAACAGCCCACTGGCCGCTTCTTTGGAAACATCTGGGCTGAGGCGTACAGAAACAG GTACTGGACAGAGCATCATTTCAGAGCTTTAGATCTTGTGAAGAAAGCAATCGATACAACTTATACTTCCGAGAAGCCAAGCCTGACAGCAGCAGCACTAAGATGGATGTATCATCACTCCAAACTCCGG GGGGACCTTGGTGACGGAGTTGTAAATGGAATGTCAACGATGGATCACCTTCAACAGAACCTGGCTGCGTCTGAGGAAGGGCCACTTGCCCCAGCTGTGGTTGAGGCCTTTAATGAAGCTTGGAATCTGGTAGCACACGATTGTCCAAATTATTTTCGTTAG